From Epinephelus lanceolatus isolate andai-2023 chromosome 2, ASM4190304v1, whole genome shotgun sequence, one genomic window encodes:
- the adam10a gene encoding disintegrin and metalloproteinase domain-containing protein 10: MIFVKLILMLCCLHDITGQFGNRLNNYITHYEGLSYDTEALHNSHQRAKRALSPQDRMVHLDFHAHGRHFNLRMKRETTIFSPDLIIEVSGDETPVDTSHIYSGEIFGEKGTLTHGSVVDGRFEGFIKTHQGTYYVEPSERYLKDKDVPFHSVIYHEDDINYPHKYGSAGGCADHTVYERMRKYQASAVEEPVKGGDGVSEEESSHGPVILRRKRAAAREKNTCQLFIQTDHLFFRYYGTREAVIAQISSHVKAIDSIYQATDFLGIRNISFMVKRIRINGTNDEKDRTNPFRFANIGVEKFLELNSEQNHDDYCLAYVFSDRDFDDGVLGLAWVGAPSGSSGGICEKSKLYSDGKRKSLNTGIITVQNYASHVPPKVSHITFAHEVGHNFGSPHDSGIECTPGESKLQDKKEQGNYIMYARATSGDKLNNNKFSICSIRNISAVLTKKRDDCFVESGQPICGNGLVEEGEECDCGYSDQCKDPCCYSANEGEGKKCKLQPGKICSPSQGPCCTAECTFKGSNEQCRKESDCAQVGSCNGATALCPASEPKANFTSCHKDTQVCLNGVCSGSICAKYGLEVCTCASQDDKDEAAELCHVCCMEKMKPNTCSSTGSDKWVQFFNKKVTTLQPGSPCNDFKGYCDVFMRCRLVDADGPLARLKKAIFNAELYENIAEWIVAHWWAVLLMGIALIMLMAGFIKICSVHTPSSNPKLPPPKPLPGTLRRRQQHANQHAQGPRQHRHRENYQMGQMRR, translated from the exons acattttaaccTGCGAATGAAGAGAGAAACAACTATATTTTCTCCAGATCTCATCATTGAGGTATCAGGAGATGAGACACCTGTTGATACATCACATATTTACAGTGGAGAAATATTTG GTGAAAAGGGCACACTGACTCATGGCTCTGTAGTTGACGGGCGCTTTGAGGGCTTCATTAAAACCCACCAAGGAACATACTATGTTGAGCCCTCGGAAAGGTACCTAAAAGACAAGGATGTACCCTTCCACTCCGTCATCTACCATGAGGATGACATCA ATTATCCTCATAAGTATGGCTCAGCGGGTGGCTGCGCTGACCACACAGTATATGAAAGGATGAGGAAGTATCAGGCATCTGCGGTGGAGGAGCCGGTCAAA GGGGGGGACGgtgtgtcagaggaggagagctCCCATGGTCCTGTTATTCTGAGGAGAAAGAGGGCAGCAGCGAGAGAGAAAAACACTTGCCAGCTCTTCATCCAGACAGATCACCTCTTCTTCAGATACTACGGCACAAGAGAGGCTGTCATTGCCCAG ATCTCCAGCCACGTAAAGGCTATTGACTCCATTTACCAGGCCACAGACTTCCTGGGCATCCGAAACATCAGCTTCATGGTCAAAAGGATCAGG ATAAATGGTACAAATGATGAAAAAGACAGAACCAATCCTTTCCGCTTCGCCAACATCGGAGTGGAGAAGTTTTTGGAGCTTAACTCTGAGCAGAACCACGACGACTACTGCCTAGCCTACGTCTTCTCTGACAGGGACTTTGATGATGGAGTTCTTGGCTTGGCTTGGGTTGGGGCTCCTTCAG GAAGCTCTGGGGGCATCTGTGAGAAGAGCAAACTGTACTCTGATGGGAAGAGGAAGTCTCTTAACACTGGTATCATCACTGTGCAGAACTACGCCTCCCACGTCCCTCCCAAGGTGTCACACATTACCTTCGCTCATGAGGTTGGGCACAACTTTGGCTCTCCT CATGATTCTGGGATTGAATGCACCCCTGGAGAGTCTAAGTTGCAGGACAAAAAGGAGCAGGGCAACTACATCATGTACGCCAGAGCCACATCAGGGGACAAGCTCAACAATAACAAGTTCTCTATCTGCAGCATCCGCAATATAAGTGCTGTTCTGACGAAGAAGAGAGACGACTGCTTTGTTG AGTCTGGCCAGCCAATCTGTGGTAATGGACTAgtggaagaaggagaagagtgTGACTGCGGCTACAGTGATCAGTGTAAAGACCCCTGTTGCTATAGTGCCAATGAAGGAGAGGGCAAAAAGTGCAAACTCCAACCTGGCAAAATCTGCAG TCCGAGCCAAGGCCCATGCTGCACAGCAGAGTGTACTTTCAAGGGCTCAAATGAACAGTGCAGAAAGGAGTCCGACTGTGCCCAAGTGGGCTCATGCAACGGAGCCACTGCTCTGTGTCCTGCCTCAGAACCAAAGGCAAACTTCACCTCTTGCCATAAAGATACACAAGTCTGCCTCAACGGG GTATGCTCTGGATCCATTTGTGCAAAGTATGGTCTGGAGGTCTGCACCTGTGCCAGCCAAGACGACAAGGATGAGGCGGCTGAGCTTTGCCACGTGTGCTGCATGGAGAAAA TGAAGCCCAACACCTGCAGCAGCACCGGCTCAGATAAGTGGGTCCAGTTCTTCAACAAGAAGGTCACAACGCTGCAGCCCGGCTCACCCTGCAATGACTTTAAGGGCTACTGTGATGTCTTTATGAGGTGTCGTCTAGTGGACGCCGACGGGCCACTGGCAAGACTGAAGAAAGCCATCTTCAATGCAGAGCTCTACGAGAATATTGCAGAGTGGATAGTG GCTCACTGGTGGGCAGTGCTGTTGATGGGCATTGCTCTCATTATGCTAATGGCTGGCTTCATCAAGATCTGCAGCGTCCACACCCCCAGCAGCAATCCCAAACTGCCTCCACCAAAGCCACTGCCAG GTACACTGAGGAGAAGGCAGCAGCACGCAAACCAACACGCACAGGGCCCGCGCCAACACCGTCACAGAGAGAACTATCAGATGGGACAGATGAGACGCTGA